Proteins from one uncultured Anaeromusa sp. genomic window:
- a CDS encoding DegV family protein → MGNTQLQVVIDSTAMVDKEWLGQHENLHVVPLSVRIGEQEWLDTDISGAELFQRASAAKEMPKTSQPAQGQFIQLFQELTAQGQEVVCILLSGGLSGTASTARMAAAQVDPRLIRVIDSGTTALGLVQMAKAALEAAEAGKSLADVVRLLDAMVRRTHTVFIPGTLEYLHKGGRIGGAARLFGGILQLRPLLYLQNGKVQVLDKVRTQKRALERAMQDIRILKRPAYVGVGHVDNQELAVQTAAQVKEAQPEAQVEVFLISPVIGAHTGPGLIGFIYQENLEEAPAHDGTN, encoded by the coding sequence ATGGGTAATACACAGCTACAAGTGGTAATTGACAGTACGGCGATGGTCGATAAGGAATGGTTGGGGCAGCATGAAAATTTGCATGTGGTACCCTTGTCAGTGCGAATCGGAGAGCAGGAGTGGCTGGATACAGATATAAGCGGCGCGGAGTTGTTCCAAAGAGCCAGTGCGGCGAAGGAAATGCCGAAGACGTCGCAGCCGGCGCAGGGGCAGTTTATCCAATTGTTTCAAGAATTGACCGCCCAAGGGCAGGAAGTGGTTTGTATTCTTTTGTCCGGAGGCTTGAGCGGTACCGCCAGTACGGCGCGCATGGCCGCAGCCCAGGTGGACCCCAGACTCATTAGGGTCATTGATTCCGGCACGACGGCTCTTGGCTTGGTGCAGATGGCTAAAGCCGCGTTAGAAGCGGCAGAGGCGGGGAAAAGCTTGGCCGATGTGGTGCGTCTCTTGGACGCCATGGTGCGGCGCACGCATACCGTGTTTATTCCAGGAACGTTGGAATACTTACATAAAGGAGGCCGGATTGGCGGTGCGGCCAGGTTGTTCGGCGGTATTTTGCAGCTGCGGCCCCTTTTATATCTCCAAAACGGCAAAGTACAGGTTTTAGACAAGGTGCGTACGCAAAAACGGGCCCTCGAGCGGGCCATGCAGGACATTCGGATTTTAAAGCGGCCGGCTTATGTTGGCGTGGGTCATGTGGATAATCAGGAATTGGCGGTTCAGACGGCGGCGCAGGTGAAAGAGGCCCAGCCGGAAGCGCAAGTGGAAGTGTTTTTAATCAGTCCGGTCATTGGCGCGCATACCGGACCAGGGCTGATTGGCTTTATTTATCAAGAGAACTTGGAGGAGGCGCCAGCGCATGACGGGACGAATTAG
- a CDS encoding Asp23/Gls24 family envelope stress response protein: MEPTGKTVIHEDVFAEVARNAMTQVNEVFTDTSKKGPVAGLAQIVSERFAPQITVKKNQPEDAEGSAGKVSFELKVELLYGVNIPEVTQRLRDAMVKEVESLTGYTVEKIDINVERLVRPEKQEAAKA; encoded by the coding sequence ATGGAACCGACAGGAAAAACCGTTATTCATGAGGATGTTTTCGCCGAAGTCGCTCGCAATGCCATGACGCAGGTCAATGAGGTGTTCACAGACACTTCCAAAAAAGGTCCGGTCGCAGGCTTGGCGCAAATCGTCTCGGAACGCTTCGCCCCGCAGATTACGGTAAAGAAAAACCAACCGGAAGACGCGGAAGGTTCGGCTGGCAAAGTCTCCTTCGAATTGAAAGTGGAGCTTCTCTATGGCGTGAATATTCCCGAAGTAACCCAGCGACTACGGGATGCCATGGTCAAAGAAGTAGAGTCCCTCACAGGGTACACCGTAGAAAAAATCGATATCAATGTAGAGCGCCTAGTGCGGCCGGAAAAACAGGAAGCCGCCAAAGCCTAG
- a CDS encoding LysE family transporter gives MELALFLKSMLVGFSMSAPVGPIAVLCIRRTLVFGRLSGLVAGVGAATADSLYAMLAGMGMTLVANVLMEYHTVLRALGGVALLGMGITTWRSAVSCMRLPGASSGFWSTYVSTLLLTLANPLTLFLFAAVFASVGMDRFTPNYQTAVLLVGGVFLGAVLWWFLLSGLINCLRGKFTRHVLEVINRISGVVLALFGVAALVSIIVQ, from the coding sequence ATGGAGTTAGCTTTGTTTCTAAAATCCATGCTTGTTGGTTTTTCCATGTCGGCGCCGGTGGGGCCTATTGCCGTACTATGCATTCGGCGAACCTTGGTTTTTGGGCGTCTAAGCGGTTTGGTCGCAGGCGTGGGAGCGGCGACCGCTGATTCCTTATACGCCATGCTGGCCGGAATGGGTATGACGTTGGTGGCGAATGTGCTGATGGAATATCATACAGTGCTGCGCGCCTTGGGCGGCGTGGCTCTTTTGGGTATGGGCATTACTACTTGGCGCTCGGCAGTGAGTTGTATGCGTCTGCCTGGGGCGAGCAGCGGTTTCTGGAGCACCTATGTTTCAACGCTGCTCTTGACGCTGGCCAATCCGCTGACCTTGTTTTTGTTTGCCGCCGTTTTTGCCAGTGTCGGTATGGACCGCTTTACGCCGAACTACCAAACAGCGGTGTTGTTGGTGGGCGGCGTCTTTCTGGGAGCCGTGCTATGGTGGTTCCTTTTGAGCGGCCTTATTAATTGCCTGCGCGGCAAGTTTACGCGGCATGTGCTGGAAGTGATTAATCGGATTTCCGGTGTTGTGTTGGCGCTGTTCGGCGTAGCCGCCTTGGTGAGTATTATCGTACAATAA
- a CDS encoding cyclodeaminase/cyclohydrolase family protein has protein sequence MSDTQNRDWSHDLAWSGPPPGGGSAAAAGAALALGILIMLSRAAAAKTEQLEAWRKQAQAVATADEAVLRRILQVFSSGDVLGQAEIWGAVQPLLQLLDIAAQALEAASQLKPQLAAHMQCDLEVAIWQLAAALRGGAAIIALNLSLLSDAEERDALQQKVDVALGRGEEALQELQQKPD, from the coding sequence ATGAGCGATACACAAAACCGAGATTGGAGCCATGATTTGGCCTGGTCAGGCCCGCCGCCAGGCGGCGGCAGCGCTGCCGCCGCGGGGGCGGCCTTGGCGTTAGGGATTTTGATCATGCTGTCCCGTGCGGCTGCGGCAAAGACCGAGCAACTAGAAGCGTGGCGCAAGCAGGCGCAGGCAGTAGCGACAGCGGATGAAGCCGTACTGCGGCGTATTTTGCAGGTGTTTTCCAGCGGCGATGTCTTGGGACAAGCGGAAATTTGGGGGGCTGTGCAACCGTTGTTGCAGCTTCTGGATATAGCAGCGCAGGCGTTGGAGGCGGCAAGCCAGCTGAAGCCGCAGCTGGCGGCGCATATGCAGTGCGATTTGGAAGTAGCCATTTGGCAATTGGCGGCAGCTTTGCGCGGCGGCGCTGCGATTATTGCTTTGAATTTGTCTTTGCTTTCCGATGCCGAAGAAAGAGATGCTTTGCAGCAAAAAGTAGATGTTGCCCTAGGCCGGGGTGAAGAGGCCTTGCAAGAATTGCAGCAAAAGCCGGACTAA
- a CDS encoding cell division FtsA domain-containing protein — protein MENKERPRLFALDIGTRSVVGLVGEREGLHTRILGYERQEHHTRSMMDGQIHDVQEVSRILASVKERLEESYGTLTQVSIAAAGRALCTIRSEAEIETNLKGPLSTDDVRTLELAAIQTAQQQLSTSKTVKDPTDYYCVGYSVLHYSLDDTQLSSLVGQTGKNARVELIATFLPRQVIDSLQTAVQQAGMEIATLTLEPIAAINVLIPPTMRHLNLTLVDVGAGTSDVAITRDGTVIGYGMVPSAGDEITEAISQQYLLDFNVAEEVKRSLNEQKEVRFQDILGLEQVLPSAQITEAILPQVTQLANDIAAQILELNAEPPQAVLLVGGGSLTPQLPQALAQALNMPPARVAIRRPDMVQEIMDIPEALHAPDAITPLGILKLASGNLLHFVHVTLNDRPLRLFNLGQLTVADALLVAGFDIRALKGRPGLGITVTANGQKHFLPGSAGAPGTLALNGQPATVSDLLHDEDTLTAIAGAIGSTPQVTLADLADLPSELSCSINGRSHIFQPVVTINQEPASVQTVLKDRDVVAYSFPPTLRQVLKQAGHEENDFHFRYFINGQERTYTVWPEFFVGPDAATLETQVSDGAVIRIVAKQTPKLEDVLGLRDTSTHIQVQFNGAACKVPTCRLRLHVDGRAAQPGEDAPDGSHIEFQLTEALTPIISDVLLAAEFDAMKLPLGKINILCNNCEAELTTPVKNGDAIRIESEPLPTSRL, from the coding sequence ATGGAAAATAAGGAACGGCCCAGACTTTTCGCTCTAGACATCGGCACACGCAGCGTCGTCGGTCTGGTAGGCGAACGTGAAGGCCTCCACACACGCATTTTGGGGTATGAACGCCAGGAACATCACACACGTTCCATGATGGACGGTCAAATCCATGACGTGCAGGAAGTAAGCCGCATTTTGGCTTCCGTCAAAGAACGTCTGGAAGAAAGCTACGGCACGTTGACGCAAGTGTCCATCGCAGCTGCCGGACGCGCTTTGTGCACCATCCGCTCGGAAGCCGAAATTGAGACCAATCTTAAAGGCCCGCTCAGCACAGATGACGTGCGGACCTTGGAACTCGCCGCCATCCAAACGGCGCAGCAGCAATTATCCACCTCAAAAACCGTCAAAGATCCCACGGACTACTATTGCGTCGGTTACAGCGTCCTGCATTACAGTTTGGACGACACCCAGCTGTCTTCTTTGGTCGGACAAACCGGCAAGAACGCCCGCGTAGAGCTTATCGCCACCTTCCTGCCTCGCCAAGTTATCGATTCGCTGCAGACCGCCGTACAGCAGGCGGGCATGGAAATTGCTACTCTTACGCTGGAGCCTATCGCCGCCATCAATGTTTTGATTCCGCCTACCATGCGCCATCTTAATCTTACCCTTGTCGATGTCGGCGCCGGTACCTCGGACGTTGCCATCACCCGAGACGGCACAGTTATCGGTTATGGCATGGTTCCTTCGGCAGGAGATGAAATCACCGAAGCCATCTCCCAACAATACTTGCTTGATTTCAATGTCGCTGAAGAAGTCAAGCGTTCCTTAAACGAACAAAAAGAAGTTCGTTTCCAGGATATTTTGGGCTTAGAACAGGTACTGCCGTCCGCCCAAATCACCGAGGCTATTTTGCCGCAGGTCACCCAGCTGGCTAACGATATTGCCGCTCAAATATTAGAACTGAATGCTGAACCGCCGCAAGCCGTACTGCTCGTAGGCGGCGGCTCGCTGACCCCTCAACTGCCGCAAGCGCTGGCGCAAGCCCTGAACATGCCGCCAGCCCGCGTCGCCATTCGGCGGCCCGACATGGTCCAGGAAATCATGGACATTCCCGAAGCGCTGCATGCGCCGGATGCGATTACCCCCTTGGGCATTCTCAAGCTGGCTTCCGGCAATTTGCTGCATTTCGTACATGTAACTTTAAACGATCGGCCTCTGCGCCTTTTCAACCTGGGACAGCTGACCGTCGCCGACGCTTTGCTTGTAGCCGGCTTCGATATCCGCGCCCTCAAAGGCCGTCCAGGGCTGGGCATCACGGTTACCGCCAACGGTCAAAAGCATTTTCTTCCCGGCAGCGCCGGCGCTCCGGGAACCTTGGCGCTCAACGGACAACCGGCCACCGTTTCGGATTTGCTGCATGACGAAGATACTTTGACAGCCATTGCCGGCGCCATCGGCTCCACGCCGCAGGTCACGCTGGCGGACTTGGCTGATTTGCCCTCCGAGTTATCCTGCAGCATCAACGGACGGAGCCATATTTTCCAACCGGTTGTCACCATCAATCAAGAACCGGCTTCCGTACAGACCGTGCTCAAAGACCGGGATGTCGTCGCCTATTCGTTCCCGCCCACCCTGCGTCAGGTACTAAAACAAGCCGGTCATGAAGAAAACGACTTCCATTTTCGCTATTTCATCAACGGCCAGGAACGCACCTACACGGTCTGGCCGGAATTTTTCGTCGGTCCAGACGCAGCCACGTTGGAGACCCAAGTATCCGACGGCGCCGTTATCCGTATAGTCGCCAAACAGACGCCTAAGCTGGAGGACGTCCTGGGGCTTCGCGATACTTCTACTCACATCCAAGTGCAGTTTAACGGCGCTGCCTGCAAGGTTCCCACCTGCCGCCTGCGTCTTCATGTGGACGGCCGTGCGGCTCAACCGGGCGAAGACGCTCCCGACGGCAGCCATATTGAATTCCAGCTGACTGAAGCGCTCACCCCCATCATCAGCGACGTCCTCTTAGCGGCGGAATTTGACGCCATGAAGCTGCCGTTGGGGAAAATCAACATTTTGTGCAACAACTGCGAAGCGGAGCTCACTACGCCTGTTAAAAACGGCGATGCCATCCGCATTGAAAGCGAGCCGCTGCCTACAAGCAGGCTGTAA
- a CDS encoding diguanylate cyclase, translated as MSFSSYDSNAKNSSTFEIPLLYRQLLHATPANALVLTKNRLWVNRNLQEQLHAHGLLQSRSRLWQLVCSQDRRPLLHVLAAAFQAPGIPLHCELRLELQPQELSFFQTSVVRPEGSDSICLFLLNLTEERRLQERLAHREEQWKLISTTSEDGFWEWDLQLQQGYLSRRSQTLLGYAPGELAIDLDAMQQYIHPADHTRFYQQLAEHLTNRRPYFHCDYRMLAKDGTWRWVRSRGLVFRSETGQPLHILGTLRDIHEKRLAEERLLLRNRLLADLHEVALGLLKPYAPHELLDIILDKATAFMGVADSLLVLDEKKSGLSVPTFMATHGKLQFLEGQTSSDACGLTQLILQSQDAIYIENYTTWPKRHPALSALGAALAVPLRLEERTIGALLFFASASSQQFSPEEIQAAKHLADLAAASIRSTSLAASLAKETQERSQAESELQESQSRYEQLLALLPDAVFQVDRDTKIIIDANDQFAQLLGYTRQEILGKPILSFIDTTVHPTSEMEHFYTTIPNDGPIPRETKVYLHKDGSQIYLERSGSTSRSLEHCIILFVARDVSAQLAKEERLRYLGFHDALTGLGNRAYLEDMLAKMKSAPAPFSLGVILCDLDRLKKTNDSLGHAAGDLAIMEAASILRRCFRQDDVIIRFGGDEFLILLPHVNQELISQKCQNLLEEAKKVSQRWNYGHFGLSVGSSYDAAGSLNPQQLIQQADQQMYANKHRDTEPH; from the coding sequence ATGAGCTTTTCGTCCTATGATTCCAACGCAAAAAATTCTTCAACCTTCGAAATTCCTCTTTTATACCGTCAACTCTTACACGCAACGCCTGCCAATGCCCTCGTACTAACCAAAAACCGACTTTGGGTTAACCGCAATTTACAGGAACAGCTCCATGCCCATGGCCTCCTTCAAAGCCGCAGCCGCCTTTGGCAATTAGTATGTTCCCAAGACCGCCGCCCGCTGCTGCACGTTCTCGCCGCCGCGTTCCAAGCTCCAGGCATCCCCTTGCATTGTGAGCTTCGCCTTGAACTCCAGCCTCAAGAACTTTCTTTTTTCCAAACCTCTGTCGTACGTCCTGAAGGCAGCGACTCGATTTGCTTATTTTTGTTGAATCTCACGGAAGAACGCCGCCTGCAAGAACGCCTTGCCCACCGCGAAGAGCAATGGAAACTTATTTCCACTACCTCCGAAGACGGGTTCTGGGAGTGGGATCTGCAACTGCAGCAAGGCTACTTATCCCGCCGCAGCCAAACGCTGCTCGGCTACGCGCCTGGCGAATTAGCTATCGATTTAGATGCTATGCAGCAATACATTCATCCAGCAGACCACACCCGTTTTTATCAGCAGCTTGCAGAACACCTGACAAACAGACGGCCTTATTTTCATTGCGACTATCGCATGCTGGCCAAAGATGGGACCTGGCGCTGGGTTCGCAGCCGCGGCTTAGTTTTTCGCAGCGAAACCGGACAGCCCTTGCACATTCTCGGCACGCTCCGAGATATCCACGAAAAACGTCTTGCCGAAGAACGTCTGCTTTTGCGCAACCGCTTGCTGGCGGATTTGCACGAAGTAGCGTTGGGCCTTCTGAAGCCCTATGCACCGCATGAACTTTTGGATATTATTTTAGACAAAGCGACTGCGTTCATGGGCGTCGCCGACAGCCTGCTTGTGTTAGACGAAAAAAAGTCCGGACTTTCTGTGCCTACCTTTATGGCGACTCACGGCAAGCTGCAGTTTCTGGAAGGGCAAACCTCTTCTGACGCCTGCGGTTTGACGCAATTGATTCTGCAAAGCCAAGACGCCATTTACATTGAAAACTACACGACTTGGCCCAAACGACATCCCGCCCTTTCTGCGTTAGGCGCAGCCCTAGCCGTGCCACTTCGTCTGGAAGAGCGCACCATAGGAGCCTTGCTTTTTTTCGCCTCTGCTTCTAGCCAGCAATTTTCTCCGGAAGAAATACAAGCGGCTAAACATTTGGCCGACCTCGCCGCAGCAAGCATTCGCAGCACCTCGTTAGCCGCCTCTTTGGCCAAGGAAACCCAAGAGCGCAGCCAAGCCGAATCCGAACTGCAAGAAAGCCAAAGTCGCTATGAACAACTGCTCGCCTTGCTGCCTGACGCCGTCTTCCAAGTTGATCGGGACACCAAAATCATTATAGACGCCAATGATCAGTTTGCTCAGCTTCTTGGCTATACTCGCCAGGAAATCCTCGGCAAGCCTATTCTCTCTTTCATTGATACTACTGTGCATCCTACCAGTGAAATGGAACATTTTTACACTACGATTCCTAATGACGGCCCCATCCCCCGCGAGACCAAAGTATATTTACACAAAGACGGCTCTCAGATATACCTAGAGCGAAGCGGCTCTACCTCGCGCAGTCTAGAGCATTGCATCATTCTCTTTGTAGCTCGCGACGTTTCCGCGCAGCTCGCTAAGGAAGAACGCTTACGCTACCTGGGGTTCCATGATGCTCTCACAGGTCTGGGCAATCGCGCTTATTTAGAAGATATGCTCGCAAAAATGAAAAGCGCTCCCGCCCCATTTTCTCTGGGAGTCATTCTCTGCGACCTGGATCGCTTGAAAAAAACAAATGACTCCTTAGGACATGCCGCCGGTGATCTAGCCATTATGGAAGCGGCGTCTATTCTGCGTCGCTGCTTCCGCCAAGATGATGTGATCATCCGCTTTGGCGGCGATGAGTTTCTGATCCTGCTCCCTCACGTCAACCAAGAACTTATCTCTCAAAAGTGCCAGAACCTTCTTGAGGAAGCTAAAAAGGTCAGCCAGCGTTGGAATTATGGCCATTTCGGTCTATCGGTCGGCTCCTCCTACGATGCCGCTGGCTCTTTAAATCCTCAACAGCTGATCCAGCAAGCAGACCAACAAATGTACGCCAACAAACATCGCGATACAGAACCCCATTGA
- the cobO gene encoding cob(I)yrinic acid a,c-diamide adenosyltransferase: MKERQGLVMVHTGNGKGKTTAALGLAFRAWGQGLRILVLQFIKGNWKYGELKTAEALAPRLIIRPLGEGFVQRTQEQREEKEAHQAAAAEALKEAKDALTSGEWDMVILDEINYAVHFGLVSVEQVLDLVEAKPPTVHLVLTGRNAREELIEKADLVTEMREIKHPYQKGIKAQQGIEF, encoded by the coding sequence ATGAAGGAACGGCAAGGTTTGGTGATGGTGCATACCGGCAATGGCAAAGGCAAGACGACGGCGGCGTTGGGACTGGCTTTTCGGGCTTGGGGCCAAGGACTGCGCATTTTGGTGCTGCAATTCATTAAAGGAAATTGGAAATACGGCGAGCTTAAGACGGCGGAAGCCTTAGCGCCGCGGCTGATTATCCGTCCTTTGGGAGAAGGATTTGTACAGCGGACGCAAGAGCAGCGCGAGGAAAAAGAAGCCCATCAAGCGGCTGCGGCGGAGGCGTTGAAGGAAGCGAAAGACGCCCTGACGTCAGGGGAATGGGACATGGTTATTTTGGATGAGATCAATTACGCGGTTCACTTTGGCCTTGTCTCTGTGGAACAGGTGCTGGATTTGGTGGAAGCCAAACCTCCGACAGTGCATTTGGTTTTGACTGGCCGCAACGCCCGGGAGGAATTGATCGAAAAAGCCGACTTGGTAACGGAAATGCGGGAAATTAAGCATCCCTATCAAAAAGGCATCAAAGCCCAGCAAGGCATTGAATTTTAG
- a CDS encoding DAK2 domain-containing protein — protein sequence MTGRISGADFRRMILGAYDAFLRNYEEINNLNVFPVPDGDTGTNMLLTLGAASRGLQEAADGGIGTLAKRTADSAIMGARGNSGVILAQLFRGIARGLAGKEEASSCEIGKAFQYGVLYAYRAVAQPVEGTILTVAKGVARGARRAVREERSFSEVLAAALQVGEEELAKTPLLLKALRDAGVVDAGGKGLLVFLQGCAEGLRGEVTAPEGSSFLRLTPKPSLSGETANLAHPYCTEFLVKKSRVSGGEARQALQNLGESLILAEGDELLKVHIHTAHPGQVLEMALTWGSLHDIKIDNMADQHQERLHTAARPQVPLAVLAVSPGEGLSAMLRQLGASAIVSGGQTMNPPVEEFIAAIHSGDAERYIILPNNKNIVLAAKQVKKLLGDRVEVVPTIDVQQGLAALLAFQSEASLEDNVGWMEARRQEVVSGSVTKAVRDSVVDGQPVKAGHFLGIKAGKVAAQGECIAKVLLTLLQQLVSKSAEVATLYYGSELTVSEAEKLAAQVREAFPELTVELYDGGQPLYPLLVSVE from the coding sequence ATGACGGGACGAATTAGCGGAGCTGATTTTCGGCGCATGATTCTGGGCGCCTATGACGCTTTTTTGCGCAACTACGAAGAAATTAACAATTTGAATGTATTTCCGGTGCCGGACGGCGATACGGGAACGAATATGCTGCTGACGCTAGGGGCGGCGTCTAGAGGGCTTCAAGAAGCTGCGGACGGCGGTATTGGCACGTTGGCCAAACGGACGGCGGACAGTGCGATCATGGGCGCCAGAGGCAATTCCGGCGTTATCTTGGCGCAATTGTTTCGCGGCATCGCCCGCGGCTTGGCGGGGAAAGAAGAAGCTTCCTCTTGTGAAATCGGCAAGGCCTTTCAATACGGGGTTTTGTATGCGTATCGGGCAGTAGCGCAGCCTGTGGAAGGCACGATTTTGACGGTGGCCAAAGGCGTGGCGCGCGGCGCTAGGCGTGCGGTGAGAGAAGAGCGGTCTTTTAGCGAAGTGTTGGCGGCGGCGCTGCAGGTGGGGGAAGAGGAATTGGCTAAAACGCCGTTGCTCTTGAAAGCCTTGCGGGATGCCGGCGTTGTTGACGCCGGCGGCAAGGGACTGCTGGTTTTTCTGCAGGGCTGCGCCGAAGGCTTGCGCGGCGAAGTGACGGCGCCGGAAGGAAGTTCTTTCTTGCGCTTGACCCCTAAACCGTCCCTGAGCGGGGAGACGGCAAATCTAGCGCATCCGTATTGTACGGAGTTTTTAGTCAAGAAGAGCCGCGTCAGCGGCGGGGAAGCGCGTCAGGCTCTGCAAAACTTAGGCGAATCCCTGATCTTGGCGGAAGGGGACGAGCTCCTCAAGGTGCATATTCATACGGCGCATCCGGGACAGGTTTTGGAAATGGCACTGACCTGGGGCTCGTTGCATGACATCAAAATTGACAATATGGCGGACCAGCATCAAGAACGCCTGCATACGGCGGCGCGGCCGCAAGTGCCGCTGGCGGTGCTTGCGGTATCGCCGGGCGAAGGGTTGAGCGCCATGCTGCGTCAGCTGGGAGCTTCCGCCATTGTTAGCGGCGGGCAGACGATGAATCCCCCGGTGGAAGAATTTATCGCCGCCATTCACAGCGGCGATGCAGAGCGCTACATTATTCTGCCGAACAACAAGAATATTGTGCTGGCGGCCAAGCAAGTGAAAAAATTGTTGGGCGACCGTGTGGAAGTGGTGCCGACAATTGACGTGCAGCAAGGGCTGGCGGCGCTGTTGGCTTTTCAGTCGGAGGCTTCGTTAGAAGACAATGTGGGCTGGATGGAAGCGCGGCGGCAAGAAGTTGTTTCCGGCAGCGTGACTAAAGCCGTGCGGGATAGCGTGGTGGACGGTCAGCCGGTTAAGGCCGGTCATTTTCTGGGGATCAAAGCAGGAAAAGTGGCGGCCCAAGGGGAATGTATCGCAAAGGTGCTTTTGACGTTGTTGCAGCAGCTGGTATCCAAGTCGGCTGAGGTGGCGACCTTGTATTACGGCAGTGAGCTGACGGTCAGCGAGGCGGAGAAATTAGCGGCGCAAGTGCGCGAAGCCTTCCCGGAGCTGACGGTAGAATTATATGACGGAGGCCAGCCCTTGTATCCGTTGCTGGTTAGTGTGGAATAA
- a CDS encoding inorganic phosphate transporter — MWELVLALVVLVAFVFLLTNGMNDASAVVATMIACGAATPLQAVLWAASVGLVGAIFSGAAVAQTIIGLLNVPVSHQLLLVLLAGLTAAMIWNLFTWKLGIPSSSTHSLVGGLVGGAWAAYGASAVVWGWTELYMGNAELVGVAKIVASLIISPALGFLVAFIVQMVLSLAFRRATFWVNKPLKRSQWLLSGILAYGHGANDAQKMVGIISLALLASGVQSSVEGVPAWVKIACGLIMFFGTLFGGWSIMKTLGTGIFTLRPLHSFNSQFSAGAAVALATFVGAPVSTTHIVSGTVIGAGAADNYRMVNWNVGKHMLVAWCVTIPASALCAAGVYRLLQWLTR; from the coding sequence GTGTGGGAACTCGTGTTGGCTTTGGTTGTCCTGGTGGCCTTTGTGTTTCTACTGACCAATGGGATGAATGACGCCAGCGCGGTGGTAGCTACGATGATTGCCTGCGGTGCGGCGACGCCGCTGCAGGCAGTGCTTTGGGCGGCCAGCGTGGGGCTTGTAGGGGCTATTTTCAGCGGTGCTGCGGTGGCGCAAACCATTATAGGTCTTCTCAATGTGCCTGTGAGCCATCAATTGCTGCTGGTCCTTTTAGCAGGTTTGACGGCGGCTATGATTTGGAATCTTTTTACTTGGAAATTAGGCATTCCTTCAAGCTCTACGCATTCCTTGGTAGGCGGTCTGGTTGGCGGCGCTTGGGCGGCTTACGGTGCGTCCGCTGTTGTTTGGGGCTGGACCGAGCTGTATATGGGAAATGCGGAGCTGGTGGGCGTGGCCAAAATTGTGGCCAGCTTGATTATTTCACCGGCTTTAGGCTTTCTGGTGGCGTTCATCGTGCAAATGGTCTTGTCCCTGGCGTTTCGTAGGGCTACCTTCTGGGTGAATAAACCGTTAAAACGTTCGCAATGGCTGTTGAGCGGCATTTTGGCTTACGGGCATGGTGCGAATGACGCCCAAAAAATGGTGGGCATTATCAGCTTGGCCTTGCTGGCGTCTGGCGTGCAGAGCAGTGTGGAAGGCGTACCGGCTTGGGTGAAAATCGCCTGCGGCTTAATCATGTTCTTCGGTACGCTTTTTGGCGGTTGGTCTATTATGAAAACGCTTGGCACGGGGATTTTTACGCTGCGCCCCTTGCATAGCTTTAATTCCCAATTTTCCGCAGGCGCTGCGGTGGCGTTGGCTACGTTCGTTGGCGCACCGGTCTCGACGACGCATATTGTCTCCGGAACGGTAATCGGCGCCGGAGCGGCGGACAATTATCGCATGGTGAATTGGAACGTTGGCAAGCATATGTTGGTTGCCTGGTGCGTGACCATTCCGGCGTCGGCGCTTTGCGCAGCAGGGGTATACCGCCTGCTGCAGTGGCTGACAAGATAA